The following is a genomic window from Falco cherrug isolate bFalChe1 chromosome 9, bFalChe1.pri, whole genome shotgun sequence.
GGATAAGAATGAGTGTCTCTTGCCGTTCTTTGTCAGCAGTAGCTGCTGAGATACAAGAAAAGAACACCACCAAGATTAATCCTTTATCTTGATGACATAAAGAAATAGGGATGCACGTCCTGTATGTTGCCTGATGGCTGAGGGAAGCATAGGACTAAAACTTCCCTTCAAAATTCACTTCCTAGGTGTGAAAGTAGGGTAACCTTTTCTCCTGTCTGCGGGCATCATAAATTTGTTTTATGTACTTTACTCATAAAACACAGTGTGACTTcactttgccttttctctgaCTCTGAACTTGTCTCATCTTCAGCTTATTTTAACTTTGACAAATCCATTTAGTATGCATGCAAGCAGTCCTTTCAAACCTTATTGGAAGTACAGCGGCAACCTATTCTGATGTTACCTAATGCTGACTTCTTAGCAATACTATATATAACCTGCCTTGCATTGCAACACGGTCTGCATTTTGAGTCTGTAAGATGACATGTCTTGGTGCACCATTTGTGACTTTACCTCCTATATGCATCTCGgactgttgtgggtttttttgctcatttccaaggtaaacattttattttaagaagtctGCCTTTGCTTCCCTAAGAAAACCCGAAAACTTGGTCTTCTGCAGCTTTGCGAGATTGAGGTCCTATGTTGCTGTTTTAAACTTGCCAAGTAATGAGAAaggttttcttctccttcctttaaTTAGAAACGGCAGCACTGCTCTCTATCATTTATCATTGAGACTTTCCCCCTCACTTTtctaattaataaaaatgaaagatttcctCAACAGATGACTGCCACAAAGTTATTTCTATCTATTACTGTGTGCAACCTGGACGTAAACCTGTGCACATGTTCTCTAACAAAATGCATGTTCACAGATTTGTACAGGTCACAAAGATGTTGTGTGTTTTAAAACTCCCTGATGTCATCATGATCAACTGAATTATGTTGGAAAATCCTACTCTTTGCATCTGCAAAGAGAAACCACTTCTTAAGGTAAGTATATTTGTAGCTTAAGGATGGAGGAGGATCAGAGCAGCGGTGGTGTTGCACGGAGACAGGATTTGGAAGACCTGCTCTGGCTTTTGTATTCCCCTTGGCATGGTGGAGCTGATGGACCAGCAGTTTTGCAGCTCCACCAGTCGCACATAGCTCCctccctttttctccccaggaaGGGCAGCACTCAGTAGCCTTGTTGCGCTACTGCAGTAGTAGCCATGGTTGGCTCTACTGTAGCCCTGCAGGCCAGTGGGGGGGTTCAGTTCCCACTGTGCCTTCCCAGTACACAGCCCATAGTGGGCCGTGGCGCATAGCATGGGCTGTGTACTGGGGAAAAAGTGGATTTTATAAGATTATGTACAGCTTTGGGAGGTTATCTGTGTTCAGAAGGGAAGCtccaaaataactgaaatatattaatatgttttgtttgttttgtttttttccccagcctgatAGTGCATATCAAGGAGGAGTGTTTTTTCTCACAGTACACTTTCCAACAGACTATCCTTTCAAACCGCCAAAGGTAAGTCTTTTCTCAAaatttacagggtttttttggtcaagctttgtttctgtctctttgTTCTTTGAGGCTTAATTTTTGAAGATAAAACCAGAAAGGCCAGCAATAGGATCCATGTTCATAGTGGATGAACAGATAAGACTACAATAAATTTGTTGGCAGATCTTGTATGTCTGGAACTGAAGGGACAATGTTAAGGATTCTAAATATAATAAACATAATTTGTTGttacttggttttatttattttttttattccagattGCTTTTACCACAAAAATCTACCACCCAAACATAAACAGTAATGGGAGTATTTGCCTTGATATCCTGAGATCTCAATGGTCACCAGCTCTGACTGTATCAAAAGGTAAACTCACAGatttgctaatgtatttatgaaATTGCTTACACTGCCATGGCACATTTTTGTGTATTACTGTAATAAGGGTGGCAGTGCAACCTCATTTCTCCTGCATGTTACAGAAGTGGCAAATTCTATCGGTATTCTTGTTATGATCCAAGATTTTGCACAATTTATTTGGAGTGTCACATTACATAAAATACTATGTGTATGGCAAAGAAAGGTTTTAAAACAAGTTGGGTAAGATAACAAACATCCAATTAGTCTGAAATGCAACTTCTGTATTATAGCTGACTGTGCATGCAGAACTGAGGAGAAAATGGTCAGCAGACcttcaaaatcaaattaatgtGGATGTAAATGGAAAACCCTGATACTGATGTGATGGGCTTCTCTGCTTATTGGTGGCTCTTTGGCTTGCCTGAGCATCTTTGTGTGGGCTAAGGTCTTCGttatacttcattttaaaatgagataaatTGTTCTGGTTTGCATTCCTCTTAAAGATTAATATTGTAAAATGTAGCTGCTTTCCAAGTCATCAGtaaaagatttattaaaatattctagTCCTGTAGTTAAACTTTCTCAAGGTAACACTAGATTTTTTGGAACATTGAGGTTACAGTTAGCAGTTCTTTTGTTGTAGGCATTTTGTGCCACTTCAAAAGCTGCTTGAAATGTGGGTGCTATCATTGTTTTTTCTCGCCCATCTTCAAAATGCTCAGGCACACTTAGTCATATTACAGAAAGTTCTCATGTGACTCAAGGTTAAACAGTGTCACATCTTGCTTATGTGCTTGAGAGCCCTCTAAACCATGTGTCTTATGTGTCTTTTTTTAGAACAGTGTCATTGCATTTGCTGTACAAGCAAGGAAAAACATGTTAGGTTTTGTGCAATGGAAATTGCAATATGTAAGTGCAAGTGTTATACCTCCCCTGTGGAAAAGCAACTTGTGCTTGTGTACAATGACCCTGTACAGTAATCTCATAAGCTAAATAAAACCtaattttaatactgttttctgaaatagttgCAGAAGGCATGAATTACTTTTGTGTGTAGTTGGTGTCAGCTTTCCACAGAAACTGGCTGGTTTATTGCTGAGCAAAAATTGCCTTGTTTCTAGTTATTTAGAAGgtatttagaaaacagaagttgGCATTTACATCATGTTTACCAGTTGGCATTTACAACTGAGAACTCTTGAAGTTTTTAGATCTTCAGTacttttctgtgtctttacTTGTTGAGTGTTCCTTCAGTTACAAAGTGGAGCAGTCTGCTGTGGTCTTAGGTTCTGATTTGACATGCTTTAAGGTGCTTGCATGTTATACATTGTATAAACTGGACATTAGCTCACTGGCTCATGCAAGTTTCTCCTTTATAGTTCTTGCTTTACTCAATCAAAGGATTACAATATAATGGTAGTACCTGTTGTTGGTGTGACCAAGTATTCTAAcccgattttttttttaatattactggTGTGTTTGGTacttaataaaatgaaacatgttAGTATGATGTGGTTGAACTTATACAGCTGAAAATAGGTGTTAGTCTGGGCTTTTTGGTAACAagacaaaggaaggaaaaaaatcctatatCAGGTTCTTACGGCAGCATCAAATTCCGTTTCACAACACGCTTAGAATTATTTAACTGTGTACTCTTGTATTCATATTAGTTCTGAGTATAAAAATAGACATTTCCTGAAAAGTATGGActgaaaatgttagaaaaatcAAACATCCTTGGTGCAATACTAGGAAATGAATATGGAATTATAAATGAATACATGCATATAATGCTGATGAAGTGTTTTCCCAAAATGGAAGTCACACTTAAATGAAATGTTCATATGAAGGGGAGAATAActgtcagcagcacagaagtggAGAAGGATATGCGCAAATGGAGTAGCACATGGCAGTGtaatgttaattatttttaaatagctttagaTGGAAAGGGCTTAGTTTGATCAGATATTTTTACATAGCTATGCAGTCAGTAGTTTGTTTAATGTTCATAGGTTAAAATGTGGGGGAAAGATCATTACGAAAGGTACAGTTCCATGGGTCGCAAGTTCTCTAGGCTATTATCAGGTGCTGTTTACTTAGGACCTAGAAAAATGATGCTGTATAAACATTTCTAAACAGAACTGCCATGTGAAAGCTTGATTCAAATATGCATTCTCTTTCCGTTCTCCCTTTCACCACCCTTCTTCGGTGTACTGGAATATATTAAAGGATtatagaaataaagcaaaataacttgTTTAATCTAGTGTctcttttatttagttttattgtCCATATGCTCCTTACTTTGTGATCCTAATCCAGATGATCCTTTAGTACCAGATATTGCACAGATCTACAAGTCAGACAAGGAAAAGTGAGTATAACATATACATAATTGTATGTGTGGTACTTGCAGATGGTTATCTGCTATGCACCTTCTATCTTAAATGTTAAAGGTACTGTTTTCATAGAGCTCTACAGTATTAGAATTTTTAACTCTCGAAAATATCGGTCAGTGGAATGGCAAGCAGAAAACTGTAGGCATACACAGCTATTGGGTACTTAATTTATTGTACTTAGTTGCATGAAACCTTCACGCTTTTGTGTCTCGTTTTTATATTCATTGCATGAAAAGTCATCTCACAAATGTGAGTTATTTGTTACTATTGTGATCCTCTGGTTGTAAAACCTGTGCCTCTAGTAAGATGTTAGGAATGAACAACAAGCAattttttgacaaaattttataaatataggATAGACAATACCCAGCTCTTTTTAGTGTTAAAAGCCATTGTTACATTGCAATTTGCAGCAtcttgcagagaaaaagaagggggttTTTTACTTTCTGGAACAGCTGTAGAACTTGCAGGTGGTTTGAtcttgcagagaaaaagaagggggttTTTTACTTTCTGGAACAGCTGTAGAACTTGCAGGTGGTTTGATCTTGGGAAGGTTTACATGGATAGCATGTAACTGAAGTATTACATGCTTCTGGACCAAATCTGATTTTGATTTGAGAACTTTTAACTCTAAAAATACTATACTGACTGGAACATCTGTCTGGGGGTCTCTACTTAGAGTGCGGAAATGCCCTGGATTTCCCAAAGTTCAGTTTTAAGGTTTGCTGACTTCTTTTTGTGCATCACTCTTAAGGAAGGTTTTGAAACGCTGTCTTAAAACTACATACATGGCTGAACTCTCACAGCATCAGATAACAGGATTTAGGGGTCACTAGCAAGCCTGGTGCTTTGGCGTAGTGGTGTTTCTTTCCAGATCACCACCTCTCCGGAGTGATTCCTTCTGGCACTCAGACTTTGAATACTGGCGTCTGTGGATGTCTAAGCGAAGTAATGAATTGATTTGTTAGAGAGTTTGTTGCAGTTGTGGGTGGCAGGAAGCTCAGGCCCTTTATTCCACAGATTAGACTGTGTGATTTCCCAAAGGTTCCACGGGGAGAATACTACCTGTATGAGAGATTTTCCCATCATACCAGCTTTCTGCTGATATATTGACTGCCTGCTTTTCCTGGGCTTGCAAACTAAAAACTTCATGCATGGGAAAGTTTACGGAATCAGTGATCCAGGAAGGAAACACCATTTTGCTTACCGCTGTGAGATTTCGTTGGACTCTGCTGCTATCGGCGGTGTTTTGGGCACAGCCCAGGATGTAGTCTACAGACGGTCAGTGTGGCCTGAGCTGTCTTCTCTAACAGGGTTTCAGCACCTGTGGATTTTCTGTGAGAttaagaaagactgaaaaccaAGATCAGTTTAAGGATAGTAACAAGGAATAGGAGCCTCTAAGGTTTTTTCAAATACATCCAGTCCCAATTTGCCAAGAATGGAATAACCTTCCCCAAATGAATTCACATTTTCTGGCAGCCTTGACAATAAATTAAAGAGCCATAGCCATGCGGTATATTCATAGACAATCTAACCACCACTGCTTATTTGGCTTCAAGTTGTGGAAAAAGTTACAGATTTAGTTTGGGGCAGGCTTTTTACCCTTGGAACTTAAGCTGCTTTTTGGTAACCTTGCTGTTCACTATTTTAATGGTTAGACTCGGTGGTTCAGATTCTGTGGAATGTTTGTGATATCCAGAATAATTTTTGACTTTATGGTTAACTGACTGAGAAATTGTTTggtactgatttttttaatactgagcCATTGAAGACTTCTTGCAACGTGTACTAATGGCCTGTGGTTCACCACATATCACAGGTCCGTGAAGATTTGAGTATTGCTTGTACCTTGAGGACTGGATAGAGGAGTGATGTAGAAGTTACATGGAAGTCTGTGGTCTAGTATTTCTCTCCCTAGAGTAAGAATTATTAAAGTGGGCCTTTTTCTGACAGCTTGATGTCTGATACAATCAAATCACATAATCCACTTCTGAAGTACTTGAACTCTT
Proteins encoded in this region:
- the UBE2D1 gene encoding ubiquitin-conjugating enzyme E2 D1 isoform X3 encodes the protein MLENPTLCICKEKPLLKPDSAYQGGVFFLTVHFPTDYPFKPPKIAFTTKIYHPNINSNGSICLDILRSQWSPALTVSKVLLSICSLLCDPNPDDPLVPDIAQIYKSDKEKYNRHAREWTQKYAM
- the UBE2D1 gene encoding ubiquitin-conjugating enzyme E2 D1 isoform X1; the protein is MALKRIQKELSDLQRDPPAHCSAGPVGDDLFHWQATIMGPPDSAYQGGVFFLTVHFPTDYPFKPPKIAFTTKIYHPNINSNGSICLDILRSQWSPALTVSKVLLSICSLLCDPNPDDPLVPDIAQIYKSDKEKYNRHAREWTQKYAM
- the UBE2D1 gene encoding ubiquitin-conjugating enzyme E2 D1 isoform X4, which produces MALKRIQKELSDLQRDPPAHCSAGPVGDDLFHWQATIMGPPDSAYQGGVFFLTVHFPTDYPFKPPKIAFTTKIYHPNINSNGSICLDILRSQWSPALTVSKADCACRTEEKMVSRPSKSN
- the UBE2D1 gene encoding ubiquitin-conjugating enzyme E2 D1 isoform X5, whose product is MGPPDSAYQGGVFFLTVHFPTDYPFKPPKIAFTTKIYHPNINSNGSICLDILRSQWSPALTVSKVLLSICSLLCDPNPDDPLVPDIAQIYKSDKEKYNRHAREWTQKYAM